The genomic interval GCCCACTCTATTATACTTGATGATGTATCCGTTCCTGCTGTAAATAGATTCTATAACACAATAACAAAATGTTAATATTCCATACAATCACAACAAAATCTAGTAGCTTGAAATTTTCACCTTGTGCTACTCTAGTCTTTTTTTACTAAACACTTAGTGCTTTCCTGCATTATCTTTATTATGCTTGTTAACAAGTGAAtaatttcttcttcaaaaaaAGATAATTCCTCTAGTCACAAAGTATTTTAATGATCAGCTTATGTGTTTGTTCTTTTATAAAGCATGTCATAAAGTCTAATTACatattgaaattgtaaaataaaacaattatgtCTTCGTTCcaatacaataatttttttgggtacaaataCAATAATTAGATTTTATTAGGCATAGAAAGTACGATAACCGAActgtaattgattttattttgttagaCAAAAAGTACAACAACCGAACTAATTGTTATATCGAACCCTCTCATTATCAAAGTACTAAGAATGTGTGTCTATCTCATGCGGAGATTACTAGGTTTAAGGATGGGAGTTTGATGGAAATGGAGGGAGGTGGAGGAGGCCCCTCTTTTGGGAAGAGAGACCCATTAGAGagtgttatattttgttttttactaaTGTTTCTTTGTAGGAAAATATATAGACACGTAGCGTGGCCAAGTACTGTTAATAGTTTGTGCAAGTTAGACCAGGGTTCTAAAATTTTGAGATCTTCAAAATATTAGATATAAATTGAATCCGtctgtttaatatattttaaaaagtgattttgattatatattttttaaaatgatttttataattgcttatttaaaaatagtggaaatatcaattaaaaaaataattttaatatttaataatttaaatatttatgattagAGATTTTAACCTCAATCAACACGGGATTAATCCATGTGTTTGGCTTGGTTTCTCTATTGATTATTAAGGGGAGTGTTTTCTTAgaatcaattatttttcttgttgTTTGATTGGTTGGTGGTTAGATGGTTTCACTTGTAAACTTTTGGTTTCTCATTGCATTCTCATCATTTTTAGCATTTAACATTCGGCTCAGCTATTAGGCCATAATATTGGCACGAAACATCTAACGGATGATTCATGCATAGATCGAGTTAAATTTATGTTAGATAGATACgtacataatatattaatatcatcCTCTAAGAACAACCAATGAAAAGGTGACACATCATTTAATCTAAGTATTCACAAAAGAAGTCTAATTCACtgtcaaaaacaaaaagaaaaagtctAATTCCAGTTGCTTAAGAATGTCacataaaattttcattgataaattaaagttttgatcaaTAATCCTTGTAAGTATGAAAGTGAAGGATGAGAATGAAATGCCCCCCGTCCATTTATTTCACTTTGTCATAATATTTCTGCTCCGTTCAAATTTAGAGACATTTTTTTTCTGAAGTGTCCTATTCACTAATAAAGTGGCTGATGTCTATAtggttttaaataatatttatgtcatttaaattttttctataatcattaattataattttaataattattaataaaataaaaatgaaaataacaataacattttCTTTAGGATTTGGATATCAAATTACTTTTGTGTAGTATTTGAGAGCATATTACCTATAATATGAAAATTAGTTTTATGTGAATTATATTGGTTAGTATTTTGACTCATATAACTTATCTTATTTGGGAAcatgtaattttaataatttattttttaatattctttaaatttattgttactttaatattttacaacttatcctaattttctttttaaaaaattatcctgatattataatttaattgttattttaattttaataacttatttatttatttttttataattaagtattatatacataacatttaaatgatGTAGATATTAGGTAAGACCACGTAAGCATCGTTAATAAATATGacacatcaataaaaaatatctataaattagAGTGGAGATCTAAATATTAGAGAAAGAAAAAGTGAAATAGgaagagaaaaatataaattttaaaataggataCCAAAActtcaatattttgaaaatgagaGGAGGACAAGTgatttaagaaaagaaaaaagtacATTTTCCAGCTACAACAAGTTAATGTTGGTTGATATCTACCAATTTTGGGTTTGTTCTAGAAAGGCTAGACAATATTCAAACAAGTTTTCACCAAGGCAGTTAACATGTTTTAATTGAACCAGGCACTGTCAGATTCAATATTCCAGTCAATCGGTTAGTTTGTCCAGTTCGATTACTTTAACTAATAGTTTAGATCTTGCAATAAAATTACTAACtagataaaatattacttattttaACAACTAGCTAGCAGGTTGGaattaagttaaaaacataTAAACTACTTCACATAAAAAATCTGTATTTAcactactaaaaaaattaaaattaatgacaatattattaactattagaaaaaataaagcccctttataattttactatcactaattttagttatcaatttagaaaaagatTTTCCATTATTTCTAAATTTCTcttgttaatttaatatttttggaaatactataaaaatatatagtaacatatttattaaatatttcatcactaaaaaatgaattaccaatttaaataaaaagtataaactATTTGCTAAGTATTAGAGACTATAAGTAAAATAAGTTTCTTTTTTGCAAGAGAAGAGGACTACATAACtagatataaatttaattctttttgaataatttatttaaatttaatctaGGCTATATATTTCATCTatctcaaaatataaacaaaaatatattaaaagaattgatatatttattttaaaatacatcatttttttttcatttgcttATATTTTGAGGCAGTATATATTTTCATgtaaaaggataaaaaaaagaatttataagtGAAATAAAGGTGGTTATACATACCAAGAGTAGTGCCTTGATGTTTGTGAGTGTTAATCTCTCTCCGTCAGAATTTTGTGTACTTTGAGCAATAAGAGTGTCTAAGAAATCAGGTTTATCCCGATTCCTTTTAAGACTAGAAGCCACATGTTCGTCAATCATCCTTGTCAACAAAGCATCAAACTTGTAATGTAATGTTTTCATTCCTCTTTCAATTCCTTGAAGATCCAACCGAGCAAGAATTGGTATAAAATCACCAATGTTAAAGTATCCAGCTGTAGTCATGAGTTCAACAACCATATccttaaattcatttgattCATAACCTTTGTTTTCGAAAACACGACGACTTAAAATAACTTGACCAATCATATTAGCCATAGAATATGTCAACATTTCGGAAACAACAACCGGCTCGTCTTTCTTGCTAAAATCGTACATTGCACGAATCATGTGCCCCATTTCGTCCGCACGAATTTTAGACCAATCTTCAAGTGCCTTTCCACCAAGCATGTGCAAATTGCTTAGTTTCCTAAGTAATTTCCACCTAGAACCATAGTCAGCAAAAACCATGTCTTGTGAATCATATGCTAGGTTAGTTGCACCCGCATTTGATGGCCTATTGGAGAAATTAAGGTCAAGTGTTTTGAGAAATGCTTTGGCTGATGAAGGATTGGAGGCTACAACCATGTTGTGTGATCCCATTTTAAGGTATACTATGGGTCCATATTTTTGTGCCATTTTGAAGAGGGTTACATGAGGCATGGTTCCCATGAGTGGGAGTGCACCTACAACTGGATAACCTTTTGGGCCTGGTGGAAGTTTTTTGTGATTGTTTTTTAGGAGAGAGCCTAATATGAATTGGGTTATTAAGAAGATGAAAATGGATATGGAAATTTCTTTGAGAAGGAAAACTTGGTATTGGGTGATCACCATGGTTAGGCTTATTTGCTTTTGTTGGTAATGAATAATAATCTTGTAATTGAATTGATGATTCAAGAGATTGAGGAATGTGATTGTTAACTTGGGTACAACTATTTATAGTTTGATAATGGGTTGGTTGTTTTGTaaggatttttttattttttattttaattcgtcgatatatcatttttaattttagcttctataaaaatatttataatattattatttttgtgattatttttgttaagaaaagtgTCTCTTTAGTGAAatcaaaatataagtttatagtggataatttataaaatataaactctTATGACatactataatttttattaatgatcATACTCTCATGAAATTTGTAAcgcataattaataatttataacattTCATTAACATATTACCATTTgaacttataatttataatattttttttatattttttatatttttatcttcattatcttaattaaaaaaaatattaagtattgattaaaaatatattttgttatattatacTTATcagttaattttattaaaattttcaatttcaatcaaCTAACTTATCTATTAACTCGTCaattattaactaatttatcTATCATCAGTTATATTTTCTTACTATCTTTCTCtctaaatataaactttttgaatttttttttgtcctttcaAAAGAGTCATTCTAAGTTTTCAactaaattaatcattttttatattaatttatacttaattatgttttttttacaatatgtaataaatattacattaaaaacataaacaaatttTCTCTTGAgaaataaactaataaaataattcatatttttaataaatttaatatcacaatcaatttttttataattattctaATTTAATCAAAGAGATCTTTTGAGTAACCTATTTACCCTTGTGTAAGTTGAATGACAATTCCACTATTTTCAACCAGAATTTATTAAGTGCTTAACcggtaaaaaaataaaaaaaactctattGACAACCGGAAGCTAACTAATTCTTGTGGCCAAAATTTGATTAGATGGAATTACCTAACTAAAGCTggtaggtttttttttttttttaattttttttatatatatattcttatttttagataattttttttatgcagATCGCATCTCGAAAATGTGACTATACATGAGGTTgaatagataataaataatgcattatattattttatctattttattttattttattaacaacttcctcctattttgcagataaattaataatttaattttattttgttaacaattcttttttttcaatctaatatataataaataataataataataaaaattgaaaaattattaaattaaattaacaattattcaattgttaaaataaaaaaattaaaacattgtACATAGTTACATAATACtgtgtcaaaaaaaattatccttcGTACAGTCGCAGGACACATATGCTACAAGgtgaaaaacaataaaaaaatttagtatatttttttttaaagtggagtattttaataacttttatatatatatatatatatatatatatggtaagATTACTAATTAAGTTCCTGGTTTTctacattataaaaaatgatgtgCATGCTCTAGAATCTAGCTAGTCTCCGTGGTGCAATATTCTCCACAAAATTTTCAGACTACAGAACTTGCTGAATGTTCAGTTTCTTATTTTGGAAAGGATTTTGCTAACAAAATATCTTTAAGATAcatgttaaattattaaaaaatctgttttattagtttttacatttttattaataaaataaaaaataaaatacaccaaTTTCAAGACTATTTTATTagtcttttcatttttattaattgtcgTCTTTTTGACTTTTTATATGCACGGAGACAGAAAATGTTGTTATTTTTGATACATTTATCtatctttttgttataatatcCTTAATAATTATCattctatttcatttattttgctcttagtaataaataactaagtgtataattgataaatcaataattaatattgcattaaattttgaaaataacagTTAAATAAGAATTATAAATGTTACAATTAGAAAGAAATTGAAGGAAAATATATAGGTCTATAGA from Cicer arietinum cultivar CDC Frontier isolate Library 1 chromosome 5, Cicar.CDCFrontier_v2.0, whole genome shotgun sequence carries:
- the LOC101503703 gene encoding flavonoid 3',5'-hydroxylase 2-like, producing the protein MVITQYQVFLLKEISISIFIFLITQFILGSLLKNNHKKLPPGPKGYPVVGALPLMGTMPHVTLFKMAQKYGPIVYLKMGSHNMVVASNPSSAKAFLKTLDLNFSNRPSNAGATNLAYDSQDMVFADYGSRWKLLRKLSNLHMLGGKALEDWSKIRADEMGHMIRAMYDFSKKDEPVVVSEMLTYSMANMIGQVILSRRVFENKGYESNEFKDMVVELMTTAGYFNIGDFIPILARLDLQGIERGMKTLHYKFDALLTRMIDEHVASSLKRNRDKPDFLDTLIAQSTQNSDGERLTLTNIKALLLNLFTAGTDTSSSIIEWALAEMLKNSKIMKRAHEEMDQVIGKQRRLEESDIQNLPYLQAICKETFRKHPSTPLNLPRVSLEPCQVNGYYIPKGTRLSVNIWAIGRDPNVWENPLEFNPNRFLSGKNAKIDPRGNDFELIPFGAGRRICAGTRMGIVLVQYILGTLVHSFDWKLPNDVVDLNMDESFGLALQKKVPLAALVSPRLSPSAYIS